Proteins encoded together in one Candidatus Sulfotelmatobacter sp. window:
- a CDS encoding heparan-alpha-glucosaminide N-acetyltransferase domain-containing protein, with amino-acid sequence MSALAESVTVNVAAKRARLESIDVVRGLIMILMAIDHTRDFFSNSGVNPTDPATTTIPLFFTRWITHFCAPTFFLLTGTGAFLARRRKSTSELSSFLFTRGLWLIFLELVVTRDLGWQFNFDYHVTMLIVLWALGWAMIALSALVYLPPAAVTAFGVVMIATHNLFDSVQPTSWLLSILHGPGFVLETPTHTVFVPYPLIPWIGVTAVGYGLGQIYSWPADRRRTFLLRLGVGLTAAFIVLRAINIYGDPQPWSTQRSAAFTVLSFLNTTKYPPSLLYLLMTLGPATLFLWAVDAATPRWLRPRSSSAKSPCSIICSTSHSFISLRSQSATRVTATSTGCSNLLLSVSFLSPSHQAGDILCRSSTWSGRL; translated from the coding sequence ATGTCTGCCCTCGCTGAATCCGTCACTGTCAATGTCGCCGCCAAGCGCGCCCGCCTCGAATCGATCGATGTGGTTCGCGGCCTCATCATGATCTTGATGGCCATCGATCATACCCGCGATTTCTTCAGTAACTCCGGCGTGAATCCGACCGACCCTGCGACCACCACGATCCCGCTTTTCTTCACGCGCTGGATCACGCATTTCTGCGCGCCTACTTTTTTTCTGCTCACTGGAACCGGCGCGTTCCTGGCGCGCCGGCGAAAGTCCACGAGCGAACTGTCGAGTTTCCTCTTTACGCGCGGCCTGTGGCTTATTTTTCTCGAGTTGGTGGTCACTCGCGACCTCGGATGGCAATTCAACTTCGATTATCACGTGACCATGCTGATCGTGCTGTGGGCGCTGGGCTGGGCGATGATCGCGCTCTCCGCTCTGGTTTATCTGCCGCCGGCTGCGGTCACGGCTTTCGGCGTCGTGATGATCGCCACGCATAACTTATTCGACTCTGTCCAGCCGACATCCTGGCTATTGTCGATCCTTCATGGTCCCGGCTTCGTGCTGGAGACTCCGACTCATACCGTATTCGTGCCTTATCCGCTCATTCCCTGGATCGGCGTCACAGCGGTTGGCTACGGTCTCGGGCAGATTTATAGTTGGCCCGCCGATCGGCGCAGGACTTTCCTGTTGCGTCTCGGTGTGGGCCTGACGGCAGCGTTTATCGTTCTTCGCGCCATTAACATTTATGGCGATCCGCAACCCTGGAGCACGCAACGGTCGGCGGCCTTCACCGTCTTGTCATTTCTGAACACTACGAAATACCCACCGTCGCTGCTATATCTGCTGATGACTCTGGGCCCAGCCACACTGTTTCTTTGGGCAGTGGATGCGGCAACCCCCCGGTGGCTGCGCCCGCGCTCATCTTCGGCAAAGTCCCCATGTTCTATTATCTGCTCCACATCCCACTCATTCATCTCCTTGCGATCGCAGTCTGCTACGCGCGTTACGGCCACGTCTACTGGATGTTCCAATCTCCTACTCTCGGTCAGTTTCCTTTCACCCAGCCACCAGGCTGGGGATATTCTCTGCCGATCGTCTACCTGGTCTGGGCGATTGTAG
- a CDS encoding DNA alkylation repair protein → MARASQKIKPAQPETLFGTPLEVAEQIRIALKNGGSAEHAAGVQWFFKEAIESHGWYTAALRRAARRCRLEILREHDFDFLVAVADELFTGRVLEEKVAAVFLLEKLDDRFGDREFRKFESWLNRIGSWADHDGLVHCLISPMVAANPARVADVFRWAKSPKRWHRRAACVALIRGARAKMFFREIVDLSDSLLADRDDMVQKGLGWLLRETAKFDAKRTVPYLTKIRGRAPRLVLRTACETLPASVRKKILATKS, encoded by the coding sequence ATGGCGCGGGCTTCTCAGAAGATCAAGCCGGCGCAACCCGAAACATTGTTCGGCACTCCGTTGGAGGTTGCAGAGCAGATTCGGATTGCACTGAAAAATGGCGGCTCGGCGGAGCATGCGGCTGGAGTGCAATGGTTTTTCAAGGAAGCGATAGAGTCGCACGGTTGGTATACGGCGGCCCTGCGGCGGGCAGCGCGGCGCTGCCGACTGGAAATTTTGCGGGAGCACGACTTCGATTTTCTGGTCGCGGTCGCGGATGAATTGTTTACAGGCCGAGTGCTCGAAGAAAAAGTCGCCGCCGTATTTTTGTTAGAGAAGCTGGACGATCGGTTTGGCGATCGCGAATTTCGCAAATTCGAGTCGTGGCTCAACCGCATCGGCAGCTGGGCCGATCATGATGGATTGGTGCATTGTCTGATCTCTCCCATGGTCGCGGCGAATCCGGCGCGAGTGGCGGATGTATTCCGTTGGGCAAAGTCACCGAAACGGTGGCACCGGCGGGCGGCCTGCGTGGCGCTGATCCGCGGAGCACGGGCGAAGATGTTTTTCCGTGAGATCGTAGACCTCTCCGATTCGCTGCTGGCCGACCGGGACGACATGGTGCAAAAAGGCCTCGGCTGGCTTTTGCGCGAGACGGCGAAATTTGATGCGAAGCGCACCGTACCGTATCTGACGAAGATTCGGGGGCGTGCTCCGCGGTTGGTGTTGCGTACGGCGTGTGAGACGCTGCCGGCGTCGGTAAGGAAGAAAATTCTCGCTACGAAATCATAG
- a CDS encoding MFS transporter, with product MTFSQRFEEIRTGFERPFWIANISELFERLSYYAVFAVLARYLHEGLHFDVQRASSLTGMFGGWVWIIAVFGGAIADRLGFRRALSLAYLFLTIAYFSLGSIGAQWFAPVRDAVPLGTLVAFVLVLPALGVALVKPSVVGTTARASKENVRSVGYSIYYTLVNVGSTAGPYLASWVHRHAGMESVFRMAAISVFAMLFFVVLFFREPRQATDAPAASLAQVGRNFLTVLSNPRFMLFLLIFTGYWIVFWQEFIALPLYISGYIDAKADTELILVTDPLVVICFTMAIGFLTKKMHAFHAIVLGTLISSLAWILLIVHPSVWMAVATLVVVAIGEIVQQPRYYDYISRLAPPGQQGTYMGFAFLPLGIGSLVAGKFSGWLIHHFGEERHRPELVWWSVIAVGMVTTLLLWIYDRFIRVETEEVK from the coding sequence TTGACCTTCTCGCAACGCTTTGAGGAAATCCGCACCGGATTCGAGCGGCCGTTTTGGATTGCGAATATCAGCGAACTTTTTGAGCGGCTCTCTTATTACGCCGTGTTCGCCGTTCTGGCTCGTTACTTGCATGAAGGACTGCACTTTGATGTTCAACGCGCCAGCAGCCTCACTGGGATGTTCGGCGGTTGGGTTTGGATCATCGCGGTATTTGGCGGCGCGATCGCGGACCGCCTTGGTTTCCGCCGCGCCCTCTCGCTCGCTTATCTGTTTCTGACGATCGCGTATTTCTCCTTAGGTTCAATTGGCGCACAGTGGTTCGCGCCTGTGCGCGATGCCGTGCCTCTCGGGACGCTGGTCGCATTCGTGCTCGTGCTGCCGGCGCTGGGCGTCGCGCTGGTAAAGCCGAGCGTCGTAGGAACCACGGCCCGCGCCTCCAAAGAAAATGTCCGATCGGTGGGATACTCCATTTATTACACGCTGGTCAACGTTGGCAGCACAGCCGGACCCTATCTTGCTTCGTGGGTGCATCGACACGCAGGTATGGAAAGTGTCTTTCGCATGGCCGCCATCAGCGTGTTCGCAATGCTGTTCTTTGTTGTGCTTTTTTTTCGGGAACCACGGCAAGCCACCGACGCCCCCGCAGCCAGCCTCGCGCAAGTCGGAAGAAACTTTCTCACCGTTCTTTCCAACCCGCGCTTCATGCTTTTCTTGCTTATCTTCACGGGCTACTGGATAGTTTTCTGGCAGGAATTCATCGCCCTGCCGCTCTACATTTCCGGTTATATCGACGCAAAGGCAGATACGGAGCTGATTCTGGTGACCGATCCACTGGTCGTAATTTGTTTCACGATGGCGATCGGCTTCTTAACCAAGAAGATGCACGCTTTTCATGCCATCGTGTTGGGCACACTGATTTCCAGTCTGGCATGGATTTTGCTCATCGTGCATCCGTCGGTGTGGATGGCGGTGGCGACGCTGGTTGTAGTTGCGATCGGCGAAATCGTGCAGCAGCCGCGTTATTACGACTACATCTCTCGGCTCGCGCCGCCCGGGCAACAGGGCACGTATATGGGTTTCGCATTTCTACCGCTGGGCATCGGATCCTTAGTTGCGGGCAAATTTAGCGGATGGCTGATTCACCACTTCGGCGAAGAGAGGCACCGTCCGGAACTGGTCTGGTGGTCCGTAATTGCGGTCGGCATGGTTACAACTTTGTTGCTGTGGATTTATGACAGATTCATCCGGGTCGAGACGGAGGAAGTGAAGTAA
- a CDS encoding DUF167 domain-containing protein: protein MKTAMGRGSRSRFILARRKMLRRSGRRAEIVVDHASGRESSEKARVELFAKLLKVSRSSVTIASGLNSRNKVIRVAGVTAEYARSDCAADVDQRFRAAFRWQEYPRHTNNQELL, encoded by the coding sequence ATGAAAACGGCGATGGGGCGAGGTTCGCGGTCAAGGTTCATCCTCGCGCGAAGAAAAATGCTGCGGCGAAGTGGGCGACGCGCTGAAATTGTCGTTGACCACGCCTCCGGTAGAGAGTCGAGCGAAAAGGCCCGCGTCGAATTGTTCGCGAAACTTTTGAAGGTGTCGCGATCTTCCGTTACCATTGCGTCCGGCTTGAACAGCCGGAATAAAGTAATTCGCGTGGCGGGAGTTACAGCGGAGTACGCGCGGAGCGATTGCGCGGCTGACGTCGACCAGCGCTTTCGCGCTGCATTTCGCTGGCAAGAGTACCCGCGCCACACAAATAATCAGGAGCTACTTTGA
- a CDS encoding YggS family pyridoxal phosphate-dependent enzyme, with protein MSIAENIAAIQERIASAARRANREPEGIALMAVSKTHPPERIREAYAAGLRLFGENRVQEFAGKAGALADLAAAQWHMIGHLQTNKVATAAELFSAVDSVDSVKLAEKLDAAARALGKKLGVLIEINVGGESAKSGVAPDSRELEELLVAAPRFEALEFRGLMTVPPFTDDPEQARPNFRKLRELRDTIAARKLPAVGMDVLSMGMSHDFEVAIAEGSTCVRVGTAIFGERIKT; from the coding sequence ATGTCGATTGCGGAAAATATCGCGGCGATTCAGGAGCGGATTGCTTCAGCCGCCCGGCGAGCCAACCGCGAACCGGAAGGCATCGCACTGATGGCAGTCAGCAAAACCCATCCGCCGGAACGCATTCGCGAAGCTTATGCTGCTGGGTTGCGTCTGTTTGGGGAAAACCGTGTGCAGGAGTTTGCCGGGAAAGCAGGCGCGCTGGCCGATCTTGCAGCAGCCCAGTGGCACATGATTGGACACTTGCAGACGAACAAAGTTGCCACGGCAGCAGAGTTGTTCAGCGCGGTGGATTCGGTCGATTCGGTAAAGCTCGCTGAAAAGCTCGACGCGGCGGCCCGAGCATTGGGCAAGAAACTTGGCGTGCTGATTGAGATCAATGTCGGCGGCGAGAGTGCGAAGAGCGGTGTCGCGCCGGATTCGCGCGAACTGGAAGAATTGCTCGTCGCTGCGCCCCGATTCGAGGCGTTGGAATTTCGCGGACTGATGACCGTGCCTCCGTTCACTGACGATCCCGAGCAAGCTCGGCCAAACTTCCGCAAGCTGCGCGAATTGCGCGACACGATTGCCGCTCGCAAACTTCCTGCGGTTGGGATGGACGTGCTTTCCATGGGCATGTCGCACGATTTCGAAGTGGCGATCGCGGAAGGATCGACCTGCGTGCGGGTGGGGACCGCGATTTTCGGGGAACGAATAAAAACTTAA
- a CDS encoding oligopeptide transporter, OPT family — translation MSSAEIGTPKKHVPFVPVTMEMKEFTLRAILLGLFLTIILGAANAYLGLRAGITIAATYPAAVIAMAAMRAWKGSLLEENIARTAGSIGESVAAGAIFTLPAFVLAKAWPSFRPQDAYWKSTALIMVGSILGVLFISLVRRGMVEDPELPFPESLAAAEIHKAGQRGAQAAKYLFWNIGVGGVIYILGKFGLFAADTDLSVGVGTLGHSQVRLGNTGSTQVLATGGTTVFAAPSVSPAYLGVGYIIGIRLASIQFAGSVLAWGLLVPLFIYFLGPQLRNYIPADTPDNWANMADAVWRYIVRPIAVGGMLVGAAYTLFKMRASLTAGLGKAFADLRQTAEQQAKLARTERYMSSKIVFGLIAGMFVLMCALYIRISGLFMPAILAAVVMILVGFFFATVSGNLVGFIGSSNNPISGLTLSTLLIAAILMVLLGVAGPSGVAAVLGVAAVVCVSSAVAGELLQDFKVGYILGGTPARIQTAELIAVVVASLVMYWPIMLLHEGSIKAGGVGFGGPELPAPQAGLMATLASGIVGHDMAWPLVVVGILFGISMIMMQVKSPMLVAVGMYLPFSTTFAIFVGGVFRTIGDWVAERRGFNSAQKARVENAGVLVASGLIAGEALLGLVWAGLQFAPARFTSWTGPDGKHYPLLFHHPSYLIGGMIVLMGLAALMIATPVSAAGDPSEPAPPTAIM, via the coding sequence ATGAGCAGCGCGGAAATTGGAACGCCGAAGAAGCATGTCCCATTTGTACCTGTGACGATGGAGATGAAAGAGTTCACGCTGCGGGCAATCCTGCTCGGGCTGTTTCTGACGATCATTCTGGGAGCGGCCAATGCTTACCTGGGTCTGCGAGCCGGCATCACCATTGCCGCGACATATCCTGCGGCGGTGATTGCCATGGCCGCGATGCGCGCGTGGAAAGGTTCGCTTCTGGAAGAGAACATTGCGCGAACCGCAGGGTCTATCGGAGAGTCGGTGGCTGCGGGAGCAATTTTCACTCTGCCGGCATTCGTGCTGGCGAAAGCCTGGCCGTCATTCCGGCCACAGGATGCCTATTGGAAATCGACGGCGCTGATCATGGTGGGCAGCATCCTGGGAGTTTTATTTATTTCATTGGTGCGACGGGGCATGGTGGAAGATCCGGAATTGCCCTTTCCGGAATCGCTGGCGGCGGCGGAGATTCACAAAGCGGGACAGCGCGGCGCGCAAGCTGCCAAATATCTCTTCTGGAATATTGGCGTCGGCGGAGTGATTTATATTCTAGGAAAATTTGGCCTCTTTGCCGCCGACACGGACCTTAGCGTTGGCGTCGGCACACTCGGACACAGTCAGGTGCGGCTCGGCAACACCGGCAGCACGCAAGTGCTCGCCACTGGCGGGACCACGGTGTTCGCGGCGCCCAGCGTGAGTCCGGCCTATCTCGGCGTGGGATACATCATTGGGATCAGGTTGGCGTCGATCCAGTTTGCCGGCAGTGTGTTGGCCTGGGGGCTGCTGGTTCCCTTGTTTATTTATTTTCTGGGGCCGCAATTGAGGAACTATATTCCGGCGGACACACCCGACAATTGGGCGAATATGGCGGATGCCGTGTGGCGATACATTGTGCGCCCGATCGCCGTGGGCGGAATGCTGGTAGGTGCGGCCTACACACTTTTCAAGATGCGCGCCAGCCTGACCGCCGGGCTGGGCAAGGCATTCGCGGATTTGCGCCAGACCGCGGAACAGCAAGCCAAACTGGCTCGCACGGAACGTTACATGAGTTCGAAAATAGTCTTCGGACTGATCGCCGGAATGTTTGTTCTGATGTGCGCTCTTTACATCAGGATCTCGGGTTTATTCATGCCCGCGATTCTGGCGGCGGTCGTGATGATCCTGGTGGGATTTTTCTTTGCCACCGTGTCGGGCAATCTGGTGGGATTCATTGGCTCGTCGAACAACCCGATCTCCGGCCTGACGCTGTCGACCTTGCTGATTGCGGCGATACTGATGGTGTTACTCGGAGTGGCGGGACCTTCGGGAGTGGCGGCCGTGCTCGGAGTGGCGGCCGTGGTCTGCGTTTCGTCGGCCGTGGCCGGGGAACTCTTGCAGGACTTCAAAGTCGGGTACATCCTGGGCGGCACACCGGCAAGAATTCAGACTGCTGAATTGATCGCCGTTGTGGTGGCCAGCCTGGTGATGTATTGGCCGATCATGCTGCTGCATGAGGGCAGCATTAAGGCTGGGGGCGTGGGCTTTGGGGGTCCCGAGCTTCCCGCGCCGCAAGCAGGTCTGATGGCGACTCTGGCATCGGGAATTGTGGGCCACGATATGGCGTGGCCGCTGGTGGTGGTGGGAATTCTGTTCGGGATCTCGATGATCATGATGCAAGTGAAAAGTCCGATGCTGGTGGCGGTCGGCATGTATTTGCCGTTCAGCACGACGTTTGCAATTTTTGTAGGCGGAGTCTTTCGCACCATCGGAGATTGGGTCGCCGAGCGTCGCGGCTTCAACAGCGCGCAGAAAGCGCGTGTGGAAAATGCCGGAGTGCTGGTGGCTTCCGGGTTGATCGCGGGCGAAGCGCTCCTGGGCCTGGTGTGGGCAGGATTGCAGTTTGCGCCGGCGCGATTTACATCCTGGACCGGACCCGATGGCAAACACTATCCGCTGCTTTTTCACCATCCCTCGTACCTGATCGGAGGAATGATCGTGCTAATGGGGCTGGCGGCCTTGATGATCGCGACGCCGGTATCGGCTGCCGGAGATCCGAGCGAACCAGCGCCGCCAACGGCGATCATGTAA